One window of Mesorhizobium sp. WSM4904 genomic DNA carries:
- a CDS encoding DNA-3-methyladenine glycosylase has translation MQRIASLDDIAAGLDALCLIDPRLEKVRGMAGEVPLRLSEPGFGSLASIIVSQQVSRASADAIFGRLTRLVDPLTPEGILCAGEDIFREAGLSRPKQRGLIAVAEAVAGGLDLDHLCSLDAGEAIAAMTAVPGIGPWTAECYLLFAAGHPDVFPARDVALQTAVGHALGIDPRPPEKTLIRLAESWSPWRGVASRLFWAYYRELKGRDAAPPVEMAKKA, from the coding sequence GTGCAACGCATCGCCTCGCTCGACGACATTGCAGCAGGGCTGGACGCGCTCTGCCTCATCGATCCGCGGCTGGAGAAGGTGCGCGGCATGGCGGGCGAAGTGCCGCTCCGGCTGTCGGAGCCGGGATTCGGGAGCCTCGCCTCGATCATCGTCTCGCAGCAGGTGTCCCGCGCCAGCGCCGATGCCATCTTCGGCCGGCTGACCAGGCTGGTCGACCCGCTGACGCCGGAAGGGATACTTTGCGCCGGCGAGGACATTTTTCGCGAGGCCGGCCTGTCGCGGCCGAAGCAGCGCGGGTTGATCGCCGTCGCCGAAGCCGTGGCCGGCGGGCTCGATCTCGATCACCTCTGCTCGCTCGACGCCGGCGAGGCGATCGCCGCGATGACGGCCGTGCCCGGCATCGGCCCCTGGACGGCGGAGTGCTATCTGCTTTTCGCCGCCGGCCATCCCGATGTCTTCCCCGCCCGCGACGTCGCGCTGCAGACGGCGGTCGGCCATGCGCTGGGCATCGACCCCCGTCCGCCGGAGAAAACACTGATTCGGCTGGCCGAATCATGGAGCCCGTGGCGGGGTGTCGCGTCGCGGCTTTTCTGGGCCTATTACCGTGAATTGAAGGGCCGGGATGCGGCGCCCCCTGTCGAAATGGCCAAAAAAGCATGA